In Osmia bicornis bicornis chromosome 10, iOsmBic2.1, whole genome shotgun sequence, one genomic interval encodes:
- the LOC114879673 gene encoding high mobility group protein homolog TDP-1-like, producing the protein MGNAGSAESSKTRCRKERKERDNGVDDRPGRTNNKKVVNGPESQVNGRESIKYRTTNPFIIFFLRLRSKKPKEHVTVIARAAGKLWTRMTPEQRKKYIDLAKAEKKRREGRRRKRRPR; encoded by the exons ATGGGAAACGCCGGATCCGCTGAATCATCGAAAACACGCTGTCGAAAAGAACGGAAAGAACGCGACAACGG CGTAGATGATCGTCCCGGAAggactaacaataagaaagTTGTCAACGGTCCCGAGTCGCAGGTTAATGGAAGGGAATCGATCAAATATCGCACCACTAATCCCTTCATCATCTTTTTCTTACGGTTGCGTAGTAAGAAGCCGAAGGAGCACGTAACCGTAATCGCGCGAGCAGCCGGAAAATTATGGACTAGGATGACTCCGgagcaaaggaaaaagtaCATTGATTTGGCAAAAGCCGAAAAGAAAAGGCGCGAAGGGAGGAGAAGAAAACGAAGGCCAAGGTAA
- the LOC114879686 gene encoding group XIIA secretory phospholipase A2: MDFSQYRKALIYLLTFLAYAWSGYGAGLLSNLRDAVLVAESVFQDFFENAITVARKIKDIHEVFDAAVEETCVFQCPGGIPPKPDWNHKPQSNGCGSLGIEINQEYLPLAEMTKCCDAHDICYDTCNSDKEKCDLEFKRCLYKYCEGYQSSTVINTCKTAAKVLFTGTTALGCKSYMDAQKEACYCGDKWNKNKKPKKAAQAGGEL; the protein is encoded by the exons ATGGATTTTTCGCAGTATCGGAAAGCCCTGATTTACCTTCTAACTTTCCTAGCGTACGCGTGGTCTGGCTATGGCGCTGGTTTATTATCGAATTTAAGAGATGCTGTGTTAGTGGCAGAGTCGGTTTTTCAGGATTTCTTCGAAAACGCGATCACCGTGGCTAGAAAAATCAAAGACATACACGAAGTGTTTGACGCAGCCGTGGAAGAAACCTGCGTCTTCCAGTGTCCAGGAG GAATCCCACCGAAACCGGATTGGAACCATAAACCGCAGAGCAACGGATGCGGTTCTCTGGGAATCGAA ATAAACCAAGAGTACTTGCCACTTGCAGAAATGACTAAATGTTGCGACGCGCACGATATCTGTTACGATACTTGTAATTCGGATAAGGAAAAGTGCGACTTGGAATTTAAGAGatgtttatataaatattgcGAAGGGTATCAGTCGTCCACCGTGATTAACACGTGCAAAACTGCCGCAAAAGTGTTGTTTACCGGTACCACGGCTTTAGGATGCAAAAGTTATATGGACGCTCAAAAAGAAGCTTGTTACTGCGGAGATAAATGGAATAAGAACAAGAAACCGAAGAAAGCAGCTCAAGCGGGTGGAGAGCTATGA
- the LOC114879688 gene encoding glutaredoxin-C4-like — protein sequence MSISKEQVEQLIASDAVVIFSKTQCPYCKMAKQVFDNMQKKYTAIELDEREDGDEIQSILGDMTGARTVPRVFVKGVCLGGGTDIKRLYESGELQKKL from the exons ATGTCGATATCAAAAGAGCAAGTGGAACAGCTAATCGCTTCAGATGCAGTGGTAATATTCTCTAAAACACAATGTCCGTATTGTAAAATGGCCAAACAG GTGTTTGATAACATGCAGAAGAAATATACTGCCATCGAGTTGGACGAAAGAGAGGATGGGGATGAAATTCAAAGCATATTGGGTGACATGACGGGTGCTAGAACAGTTCCTAGAGTGTTTGTCAAAGGAGTATGTTTGGGAGGTGGCACAGATATAAAGAGATTATATGAGAGCGGAGAGCTGCAAAAGAAACTTTAA
- the LOC114879684 gene encoding chloride intracellular channel exc-4, translating to MADDSHENGTSNGDVPEIELIIKASTIDGRRKGACLFCQEYFMDLYLLAELKTISLKVTTVDMQKPPPDFRTNFQATPPPILIDNGDAILENEKIERHIMKNIPGGHNLFVQDKEVATLVENLFSKLKLLLLNAKDKDKDPKSSSLMAHLRKIDEHLGRKGTRFLTGDTMCCFDCELMPRLQHIRVAGKYFADFEIPETLVHLWRYMHHMYRLDAFLQSCPADQDIINHYKLQQSMKMKKHEELETPTFTTSIPIEVNDD from the exons ATGGCAGACGACAGCCATGAGAATGGCACCAGCAACGGCGACGTGCCCGAGATCGAGTTGATCATCAAG GCTTCTACGATCGATGGTCGTCGGAAAGGTGCATGCCTCTTCTGCCAAGAATACTTTATGGATTTATATCTGTTGGCCGAATTGAAGACCATCTCGCTGAAGGTAACCACGGTCGACATGCAGAAACCGCCTCCAGATTTTCGTACAAATTTCCAAGCAACACCACCACCGATATTAATCGACAACGGTGATGCGATATTGGAGAACGAGAAAATTGAACGGCACATCATGAAGAACATTCCTGGTGGGCACAATCTCTTCGTGCAGGACAAAGAAGTGGCTACCctcgttgaaaatttattcagC AAATTGAAACTACTGCTACTGAACGCAAAGGACAAGGATAAGGATCCAAAGTCTTCGTCGTTGATGGCACATTTGCGGAAAATCGATGAACACTTGGGTCGTAAGGGTACACGGTTCCTCACAGGCGACACAATGTGTTGTTTCGATTGCGAGTTGATGCCTCGACTGCAACATATCAGGGTTGCTGGCAAGTACTTTGCAGACTTTGAAATTCCCGAAACTTTGGTGCATCTCTGGCGATATATGCATCATATGTACAGGCTAGATGCCTTTTTGCAAAGTTGCCCAGCTGATCAGGACATAATCAATCATTACAAGTTGCAACAG agcatgaagatgaagaaacacgAAGAATTAGAAACTCCAACGTTCACGACTAGTATCCCAATCGAGGTCAACGACGACTAG